In Microbacterium cremeum, a genomic segment contains:
- a CDS encoding HD domain-containing protein, translating into MTAGAPRTDAERGRVLRAVLREHAVPSAALRAEGLIDEIPELAALARTPQDPSWHPEGDVLVHSLWAADLAAEHAMQTDAAPGDRERLVLAALWHDIGKPDTTRRRDGRITSYGHAERGSEIVRALGRRLGLPGALTRAVGEITATHMAHASVTGEPSARAVRRLRDRLHGAGTSLEDWAVVVRCDGLARGVAARPDASVPWLRAARRLEERRGAGSS; encoded by the coding sequence ATGACCGCCGGCGCACCCCGCACCGATGCCGAGCGAGGGCGCGTCCTGCGGGCGGTGCTGCGCGAGCACGCGGTGCCCTCCGCGGCGCTGCGGGCCGAGGGGCTCATCGACGAGATCCCCGAGCTCGCCGCGCTCGCCCGCACGCCGCAGGACCCGTCGTGGCACCCCGAGGGGGATGTGCTGGTGCACTCGCTGTGGGCCGCCGATCTCGCCGCGGAGCATGCGATGCAGACGGATGCCGCGCCCGGCGACCGCGAGCGGCTCGTGCTCGCGGCGCTCTGGCACGACATCGGCAAGCCCGACACGACGCGACGACGGGACGGGCGGATCACCTCGTACGGTCACGCCGAGCGCGGCAGCGAGATCGTGCGCGCGCTGGGCCGGCGCCTCGGGCTTCCCGGCGCGCTCACGCGCGCGGTCGGCGAGATCACCGCGACGCACATGGCCCACGCCTCCGTCACCGGCGAGCCGAGCGCGAGGGCGGTCCGCAGGCTCCGGGACCGGCTGCACGGCGCGGGCACCTCGCTCGAGGACTGGGCCGTCGTGGTGCGCTGCGACGGCCTGGCGCGCGGCGTCGCCGCCCGCCCGGACGCGTCGGTCCCGTGGCTGCGCGCGGCCCGGCGGCTCGAGGAGCGACGCGGCGCGGGCTCGTCCTAA
- a CDS encoding arginase family protein: MTLAHDPLWPRAGSWPALDEARDDPGTSGSQARRPAAAILGIPAFRTSLSPTGAHATPAAVREALRRYSPALLGPPPVDLDEALHIVDAGDLDEPDGPAGEASVRAAVAALRERAELVIGLGGDNSITYAMAQGAAATGLITIDAHFDLRDGVSNGSPVRRLVEDGLDPARIVQLGIADFANSVAYARRAADLGITVVTLDDVRRRGAADVVAEALEIAGAGGGAIHLDIDVDVCDRSVAPGCPASVPGGLQAWELRALVRAAASDPRVHSADIVEVDATADAADARTVRLAALCVLELLAGKAVAR; encoded by the coding sequence GTGACGCTTGCCCACGACCCTCTCTGGCCGCGCGCCGGATCCTGGCCCGCCCTCGACGAAGCCCGGGACGATCCCGGCACGTCCGGGTCGCAGGCACGCCGTCCGGCGGCCGCGATCCTCGGCATCCCCGCGTTCCGCACGTCGCTGTCGCCCACCGGGGCCCACGCCACCCCCGCCGCCGTGCGCGAGGCGCTGCGCCGTTACAGCCCGGCGCTGCTCGGCCCGCCCCCGGTCGACCTGGACGAGGCGCTGCACATCGTCGACGCGGGCGACCTCGACGAGCCCGACGGACCGGCGGGCGAGGCATCCGTCCGCGCCGCCGTCGCAGCCCTGCGCGAACGTGCCGAACTCGTGATCGGGCTCGGCGGCGACAACTCGATCACGTACGCGATGGCGCAGGGCGCCGCCGCGACCGGACTCATCACGATCGACGCGCACTTCGATCTGCGCGACGGGGTGTCCAACGGCTCCCCGGTGCGCCGGCTCGTCGAGGACGGCCTCGACCCGGCGCGGATCGTGCAGCTGGGGATCGCCGACTTCGCGAACTCGGTCGCGTACGCGCGGCGCGCCGCCGACCTCGGCATCACGGTCGTCACGCTCGACGACGTGCGCCGCCGCGGCGCCGCCGACGTGGTCGCCGAGGCTCTCGAGATCGCCGGAGCGGGCGGCGGCGCGATCCACCTCGACATCGACGTCGACGTGTGCGACCGGTCGGTCGCGCCGGGGTGCCCGGCGTCGGTTCCCGGGGGCCTGCAGGCGTGGGAGTTGCGCGCTCTGGTGCGGGCTGCGGCATCCGACCCGCGCGTGCACAGCGCCGACATCGTCGAGGTCGACGCGACGGCGGATGCCGCCGACGCGCGCACCGTGCGCCTGGCGGCGCTGTGCGTGCTCGAGCTGCTGGCCGGGAAGGCGGTCGCGCGATGA
- a CDS encoding PadR family transcriptional regulator, with product MQQVILGLLILHGPLSLYAVQRQFQQGVSLFYSASFGSIQRALRQLADHGLVIVGDSADARGSKPYTVTDAGRQAWREWMLSPITGGDVETAALARIFFLGLLSDDDEKRSVIDAVRARVSADLAELVGVAQSVDASEVPLEFADVFVFQRATLDYGIRSNRLALDWCDELADRVGATSH from the coding sequence GTGCAACAGGTCATCCTCGGGCTGCTGATCCTGCACGGCCCGCTGTCGCTCTACGCCGTCCAGCGGCAGTTCCAGCAGGGCGTCTCGCTCTTCTACAGCGCGAGCTTCGGGAGCATCCAGCGCGCTCTGCGCCAGCTCGCCGACCACGGTCTGGTCATCGTCGGCGACAGCGCGGACGCGCGCGGCAGCAAGCCGTACACGGTGACGGATGCCGGGCGGCAGGCGTGGCGCGAGTGGATGCTGTCGCCGATCACCGGCGGTGACGTCGAGACCGCCGCGCTCGCACGGATCTTCTTCCTCGGCCTGCTCAGCGACGACGACGAGAAGCGGAGCGTCATCGACGCGGTGCGCGCACGCGTCTCCGCCGACCTCGCCGAGCTCGTGGGCGTCGCCCAGAGCGTGGACGCCTCGGAGGTCCCTCTCGAGTTCGCAGACGTGTTCGTCTTCCAGCGTGCAACGCTGGATTACGGCATCCGCTCGAATCGGCTCGCGCTCGACTGGTGCGACGAGCTCGCCGACCGCGTCGGCGCGACCTCGCACTGA
- a CDS encoding SixA phosphatase family protein, with translation MITLVLVRHAKSDWNAVREDGEPVLDDHDRPLNDRGRRDAPRMARRLAETGFRPDALLSSTAVRARTTAEAFASELGVRVSTDPGLYGAPARALLAAAAATRRPSVLVVAHDPGMSVLAAHLSDDGIGHMPTCAVARFTWEVDDWDVATVLDPDDWTLDTPR, from the coding sequence ATGATCACGCTCGTGCTGGTGCGGCACGCGAAGTCGGACTGGAATGCCGTACGCGAAGATGGCGAACCCGTGCTCGACGACCACGACCGGCCGCTGAACGACCGCGGCCGCCGCGACGCGCCGCGCATGGCGCGGCGGCTCGCCGAGACGGGGTTCCGCCCCGACGCGCTCCTGTCGAGCACGGCCGTGCGGGCGCGGACCACGGCCGAGGCGTTCGCGTCCGAGCTCGGCGTGCGCGTCTCGACGGACCCCGGTCTCTACGGCGCGCCTGCGCGCGCGCTCCTCGCCGCCGCGGCGGCCACGCGTCGGCCCTCGGTCCTCGTCGTCGCGCACGACCCGGGCATGAGCGTCCTGGCCGCGCACCTCTCGGACGACGGCATCGGCCATATGCCGACGTGCGCCGTCGCGAGGTTCACGTGGGAGGTCGACGACTGGGACGTCGCGACCGTGCTCGACCCCGACGACTGGACGCTCGACACCCCGCGCTGA
- the hutH gene encoding histidine ammonia-lyase, protein MNPAPEIPGTVVTVGAAPLRPADVVAVARHDARVEIAPEALERVATARSLVEGLAGDAVPHYGISTGFGALATTFIAPERRLQLQASLIRSHAAGTGAEVEREVVRALMLLRLQTLATGHTGVRPVVVETYAAMLNSGITPIVREYGSLGCSGDLAPLSHVALAAMGEGRVRNATGEEVDAADALAAGGITPLVLREKEGLALINGTDGMLGMLLLAIHDLSLLLDTADVAAAMSVESQLGTDAVFAADLQALRPQAGQAASAANLRAVLADSPIVASHRDPAVCTRVQDAYSLRCSPQVHGAARDTVDHARLIASRELAAAVDNPVITDDGRVESNGNFHGAPVAYVLDFLAIAVADVASISERRTDRALDPARSHGLPPFLAHEVGVDSGLMIAQYAAAGIVSELKRLAVPASVDSIPSSAMQEDHVSMGWAAARKLRRAIDGLARVLAIEVLTGARALDLRAPLQPGPATGAVRGLVRDAGVGGPGPDRFLSPDMEAVAGLVRSGAVAQAAYSATAR, encoded by the coding sequence ATGAACCCTGCGCCCGAGATCCCCGGCACCGTCGTCACGGTCGGCGCCGCACCGCTGCGGCCGGCGGACGTCGTCGCGGTCGCCCGCCACGACGCGCGAGTGGAGATCGCGCCGGAGGCACTGGAACGCGTCGCCACGGCGCGCTCGCTCGTCGAGGGACTCGCCGGTGACGCCGTGCCCCACTACGGCATCTCGACCGGCTTCGGCGCGCTCGCGACGACGTTCATCGCACCCGAGCGCCGCCTGCAGCTGCAGGCCAGCCTCATCCGCTCCCACGCCGCCGGGACCGGCGCCGAGGTCGAGCGCGAGGTGGTGCGGGCCCTCATGCTGCTGCGGCTCCAGACGCTCGCGACCGGGCACACCGGCGTGCGCCCCGTCGTCGTCGAGACCTACGCGGCGATGCTCAACTCGGGCATCACCCCGATCGTGCGCGAGTACGGCTCGCTCGGCTGCTCGGGCGACCTCGCGCCGCTGTCGCACGTGGCGCTCGCCGCGATGGGCGAGGGGCGCGTTCGAAACGCGACCGGCGAGGAGGTCGACGCGGCCGACGCGCTGGCTGCCGGCGGGATCACGCCGCTCGTGCTGCGCGAGAAGGAGGGACTCGCCCTCATCAACGGCACCGACGGGATGCTCGGGATGCTGCTTCTCGCGATCCACGACCTCTCCCTGCTCCTCGACACCGCCGACGTCGCCGCCGCCATGTCGGTCGAGTCCCAGCTCGGCACCGACGCCGTGTTCGCCGCCGACCTGCAGGCGCTGCGCCCGCAGGCCGGCCAGGCCGCCTCGGCGGCGAATCTGCGCGCCGTGCTCGCGGACTCGCCCATCGTCGCGTCGCACCGCGACCCCGCCGTGTGCACGCGCGTGCAGGACGCGTACTCGCTGCGCTGCTCGCCGCAGGTGCACGGCGCAGCGCGCGACACCGTCGACCACGCGCGCCTCATCGCGTCGCGCGAGCTCGCCGCGGCCGTCGACAACCCCGTCATCACCGACGACGGCCGGGTCGAGTCCAACGGCAACTTCCACGGGGCGCCCGTCGCCTACGTGCTCGACTTCCTCGCGATCGCGGTGGCCGACGTCGCCTCGATCTCGGAGCGCCGCACCGACCGCGCCCTCGACCCCGCGCGCAGCCACGGGCTGCCGCCGTTCCTCGCGCACGAGGTGGGCGTGGACTCGGGACTCATGATCGCGCAGTACGCGGCGGCGGGGATCGTCTCGGAGCTCAAGCGGCTGGCTGTTCCGGCATCCGTCGACTCCATCCCGTCGTCGGCCATGCAGGAGGACCACGTCTCGATGGGGTGGGCCGCCGCACGCAAGCTGCGCCGCGCGATCGACGGGCTCGCCCGCGTCCTCGCGATCGAGGTGCTGACGGGAGCGCGCGCGCTCGACCTGCGCGCGCCGCTGCAGCCGGGGCCCGCGACGGGGGCCGTGCGCGGGCTCGTGCGGGACGCCGGTGTGGGCGGCCCCGGTCCCGACCGCTTCCTGTCGCCCGACATGGAGGCCGTCGCCGGGCTGGTCCGCTCCGGCGCCGTCGCGCAGGCGGCGTACTCGGCGACCGCGCGTTAG
- the hutI gene encoding imidazolonepropionase, whose protein sequence is MSATLITNIGELTTNVGRDGDAYGTLHDAAVLIEGDRIAWVGPARGLGTGAGLGLGPGFGRGLGPGSAPDPDGDPDPDPDPDPDRESAAGGRGVGNLPTSRPGDALSRGVEVVDAGGRAVIPGFVDSHTHLVFGGDRADEFEARMTGTPYAAGGIQRTVAATRAATDEQLRARLRDFVAELHAQGTTTFEVKTGYGLTVADEERLARLAAEVTPEVTFLGAHVVPAEYAERRDEYVDLVCDEMLRAAAPHARWIDVFCERGAFTPEESRRVLAAGAAHGLAPRVHGNQLGHGEGVRIAVAMDAASVDHCTYLDDDDVAALAGSGTVATLLPGVEFSTRQPYPDARRLIDAGVTVALASDCNPGSSFTSSMPLMIALAVREMGMTPAEAVWAATAGGARALRRSDIGAVAPGMRADLVLLDAPTRVHLAYRPGVPLVRDVWVAGRRL, encoded by the coding sequence GTGAGTGCAACGCTCATCACGAACATCGGCGAGCTGACGACCAACGTCGGCCGCGACGGCGACGCGTACGGCACGCTGCACGATGCGGCGGTGCTGATCGAGGGCGACCGCATCGCCTGGGTCGGCCCGGCCCGCGGTCTCGGCACCGGCGCGGGCCTCGGCCTCGGCCCGGGGTTCGGCCGCGGGCTCGGCCCGGGGTCCGCCCCCGACCCCGACGGCGACCCCGACCCCGACCCCGACCCCGACCCCGACCGCGAGAGTGCAGCTGGTGGACGAGGGGTAGGCAACCTCCCTACCTCTCGTCCGGGAGATGCACTCTCGCGGGGGGTGGAGGTCGTGGACGCCGGCGGACGGGCCGTGATCCCGGGGTTCGTCGACAGCCACACCCACCTCGTGTTCGGCGGAGACCGTGCCGACGAGTTCGAGGCGCGCATGACCGGCACGCCGTATGCGGCGGGCGGCATACAGCGCACGGTCGCGGCCACCCGTGCCGCCACCGATGAGCAGCTGCGGGCGCGGCTGCGCGACTTCGTGGCCGAGCTGCACGCCCAGGGCACCACGACGTTCGAGGTCAAGACCGGGTACGGGCTCACCGTCGCAGACGAGGAGCGGCTCGCGCGACTGGCGGCCGAGGTGACGCCCGAGGTGACGTTCCTCGGCGCGCATGTGGTGCCGGCCGAGTACGCCGAGCGGCGCGACGAGTACGTCGACCTGGTGTGCGACGAGATGCTCCGGGCCGCCGCGCCCCACGCCCGGTGGATCGACGTCTTCTGCGAACGCGGCGCCTTCACTCCGGAGGAGTCCCGGCGCGTCCTCGCCGCGGGCGCCGCGCACGGCCTCGCGCCGCGCGTGCACGGCAACCAGCTCGGGCACGGCGAAGGGGTGCGCATCGCGGTCGCGATGGACGCGGCATCCGTCGACCACTGCACGTATCTCGACGACGACGACGTCGCCGCTCTCGCCGGGTCGGGCACGGTCGCGACCCTGCTGCCGGGCGTCGAGTTCTCGACGCGGCAGCCCTATCCCGACGCGCGGCGGCTCATCGACGCCGGGGTCACGGTCGCCCTCGCGAGCGACTGCAACCCCGGATCGAGCTTCACCAGCTCGATGCCGCTCATGATCGCGCTCGCCGTGCGCGAGATGGGCATGACGCCCGCCGAGGCGGTGTGGGCGGCCACCGCGGGAGGCGCCCGCGCGCTGCGCCGTTCCGACATCGGTGCGGTCGCGCCCGGCATGCGCGCCGACCTCGTGCTGCTCGACGCGCCGACGCGCGTGCATCTCGCGTACCGACCGGGGGTGCCGCTCGTGCGCGACGTGTGGGTCGCCGGCCGACGCCTCTGA
- a CDS encoding DUF445 domain-containing protein, which yields MARTPGHLLSVADQERRRGLRVMKGVALGALLFMAALFAVSFPFQQEVPALAYVRAAAEGGMVGALADWFAVTALFRHPLGIPIPHTAIIPNRKDEIGRNLGEFVETEFLRGDVVRAKLEATAVAARLGEWLRTPAHAERVAAEASVMAANVLGALSDDDVQDVIEDLAREHLIAPEWGPPLGEWLARIVESGAHHGAVDMALETIAAWLDANHAAFTGLVSRRLPSWVPSVAQRLVDDTVYNEAVKFVAAVRADPVHPARLAVDGYLDRLADNLQHDPTTIGRFEDAKHVVFDSPRVRELAAAAWNTAKSGLLRSLADPASGLRRRGAQALAEIGERLTTDAALQRRVDSWVTDAAVFLVDRYRRDIASIITDTVERWDPAETTEKIELMVGRDLQYIRLNGTIVGALAGLAIYSIAHALLG from the coding sequence ATGGCGCGGACCCCGGGACACCTGCTGAGCGTCGCCGACCAGGAGCGCCGGCGCGGACTGCGGGTGATGAAGGGCGTGGCGCTCGGGGCGCTGCTGTTCATGGCCGCCCTGTTCGCCGTCTCGTTCCCGTTCCAGCAGGAGGTGCCCGCGCTGGCGTACGTGCGGGCGGCGGCCGAAGGCGGCATGGTCGGCGCGCTCGCGGACTGGTTCGCGGTGACGGCGCTGTTCCGGCATCCGCTCGGCATCCCCATCCCCCACACCGCGATCATCCCGAACCGCAAGGACGAGATCGGGCGCAACCTCGGCGAGTTCGTCGAGACCGAGTTCCTGCGCGGCGACGTCGTGCGCGCCAAGCTCGAGGCGACCGCGGTCGCCGCGCGCCTCGGCGAATGGCTGCGCACACCCGCTCATGCCGAGCGGGTCGCGGCTGAGGCATCCGTCATGGCCGCCAACGTGCTCGGCGCGCTCAGCGACGACGACGTGCAGGACGTCATCGAAGACCTCGCACGCGAGCACCTGATCGCCCCCGAGTGGGGACCGCCGCTCGGCGAGTGGCTCGCCCGCATCGTCGAGTCGGGCGCGCACCACGGTGCCGTCGACATGGCGCTGGAGACCATCGCGGCGTGGCTCGACGCCAACCACGCCGCGTTCACCGGCCTCGTCTCGCGCCGGCTGCCGTCGTGGGTGCCGTCGGTCGCGCAGCGGCTCGTCGACGACACCGTCTACAACGAGGCCGTGAAGTTCGTCGCCGCGGTGCGCGCCGACCCCGTGCACCCGGCACGACTCGCCGTCGACGGGTACCTCGACCGCCTCGCCGACAACCTGCAGCACGACCCCACGACGATCGGGCGCTTCGAAGACGCCAAGCACGTCGTGTTCGACAGCCCGCGCGTGCGCGAGCTCGCCGCGGCGGCGTGGAACACCGCGAAGTCCGGGCTGCTGCGGTCGCTCGCCGATCCCGCCAGCGGCCTGCGCCGGCGCGGCGCGCAGGCTCTCGCCGAGATCGGCGAGCGCCTGACGACGGATGCCGCACTGCAGCGTCGCGTCGACTCGTGGGTGACCGACGCCGCGGTGTTCCTCGTCGACCGCTACCGGCGCGACATCGCCTCGATCATCACCGACACCGTCGAGCGGTGGGATCCCGCCGAGACGACGGAGAAGATCGAGCTCATGGTCGGCCGCGACCTGCAGTACATCCGCCTCAACGGCACGATCGTCGGAGCCCTCGCGGGCCTGGCGATCTACTCCATCGCCCACGCGCTGCTCGGCTGA
- a CDS encoding gamma-glutamylcyclotransferase family protein, whose protein sequence is MSADPPAPPDHLLFSYGTLQRPEVQLDTFGRLLDGDDDVLPGYTVDYAEIEDQRVVDLSGLSVHPVVRETGNPLDKVVGRVLRVTEDELDAADEYEVTLYRRTSVVLASGRTAWVYVSD, encoded by the coding sequence GTGAGCGCCGATCCGCCCGCACCACCTGACCACCTGCTGTTCAGCTACGGCACGCTGCAACGGCCCGAAGTCCAGCTCGACACTTTCGGGCGCCTGCTCGACGGCGACGACGACGTCCTCCCCGGGTATACCGTCGACTACGCCGAGATCGAGGACCAGCGCGTCGTGGATCTGTCGGGACTGTCGGTCCATCCCGTCGTGCGCGAGACCGGGAACCCGCTCGACAAGGTCGTCGGACGCGTGCTGCGCGTCACCGAGGACGAGCTCGATGCCGCGGACGAGTACGAGGTGACGCTATACCGGCGCACGTCGGTCGTGCTCGCCAGCGGCCGCACCGCGTGGGTCTACGTCTCCGACTGA
- a CDS encoding IclR family transcriptional regulator — protein MPDDFATDGRPQVPAADQTLRILSFLARQRGPVPARTIATGLGIPRSSVYHLLAALQHHQFVVHLPEERRWGLGIAAFELAGGYARQEPLARLGRPVLADLVDRTRESAHLAVMHGRDVLYIVEERAARRPALVTDVGVRLPAHLTATGRAMLAALPREQVRALFPDAAAFADRTGRGPRRPAELRELLQQARSRGYATEDGEVTLGMRSIGVAVRDHAGWPAAAIAITWPVSPGDESPEIEARAGELAATAAASAAELERRIGRAGRQRAAH, from the coding sequence ATGCCAGACGATTTCGCGACCGATGGTCGCCCTCAGGTGCCCGCGGCGGATCAGACGCTGCGCATCCTGTCGTTCCTCGCCCGCCAGCGCGGTCCGGTCCCCGCACGCACGATCGCGACGGGGCTGGGCATCCCGCGGTCGAGCGTGTACCACCTGCTCGCGGCGCTGCAGCATCACCAGTTCGTCGTGCACCTTCCCGAAGAGCGTCGCTGGGGCCTGGGCATCGCCGCGTTCGAGCTCGCGGGCGGCTATGCCAGACAGGAGCCGCTCGCGCGGCTCGGGCGCCCGGTGCTCGCCGACCTCGTCGACCGCACGCGCGAGAGCGCGCACCTCGCCGTCATGCACGGCCGCGACGTGCTCTACATCGTCGAGGAGCGGGCGGCGCGCCGCCCGGCGCTGGTCACCGACGTCGGGGTGCGACTGCCGGCGCACCTGACGGCGACCGGCCGCGCGATGCTCGCGGCACTGCCGCGCGAGCAGGTGCGGGCGCTGTTCCCCGATGCCGCGGCGTTCGCCGATCGCACCGGGCGCGGTCCGCGACGCCCCGCCGAACTGCGCGAGCTTCTGCAGCAGGCCCGATCGCGGGGCTACGCGACCGAGGACGGCGAGGTGACGCTCGGCATGCGCTCGATCGGCGTGGCCGTGCGCGATCACGCCGGGTGGCCTGCCGCGGCGATCGCGATCACCTGGCCCGTGTCGCCCGGCGACGAGAGCCCTGAGATCGAGGCGCGCGCCGGCGAGCTGGCCGCCACGGCCGCCGCCTCGGCGGCCGAGCTGGAGCGCAGGATCGGGCGTGCCGGCCGGCAGCGCGCTGCGCACTAG
- a CDS encoding urocanate hydratase yields the protein MTTIDTDTAAARASVRAPRGAERTAKSWGAEAAKRMLMNNLDPEVAEHPEDLVVYGGTGRAARSWAAYDAIVRTLDELEPDETLLVQSGKPVGVFRTHEWAPRVLIANSNLVGDWATWPEFRRLEQLGLTMYGQMTAGSWIYIGTQGILQGTYETFAAVARSLGREDLTGTLTLTGGCGGMGGAQPLAVTLNGGAVLIVDVDESRLARRVDHGYLDEYTTDLDAAVARVAAAKQAGEALSVGVVGNAAEVFPELLRRHRNGELAVDIVTDQTSAHDPLAYLPLGVAFEEWKAEASADPEGFTGRARESMAAHVAAMVGFQDAGAEVFDYGNSIRAEAQLGGFDRAFAFPGFVPAYIRPQFAEGRGPFRWVALSGDPEDIRKTDRAVMELFPDNAGLVRWLQKAGDAVHFEGLPARICWLGYKERHLAGLKFNEMVASGELSGPIVIGRDHLDAGSVASPYRETEAMADGSDAIADWPLLNALLNTASGAAWVSIHHGGGVGIGRSIHAGQVTVADGTPLAAEKLERVLTNDPGTGVMRHVDAGYERAEEVARERGLKVPML from the coding sequence ATGACCACGATCGACACCGACACGGCCGCCGCCCGGGCCTCCGTCCGGGCGCCGCGCGGCGCGGAGCGCACGGCCAAGAGCTGGGGCGCCGAAGCCGCCAAGCGCATGCTGATGAACAACCTCGACCCCGAGGTCGCCGAGCATCCGGAGGACCTCGTCGTGTACGGCGGCACCGGCCGCGCCGCCCGCAGCTGGGCGGCGTATGACGCGATCGTCCGCACGCTCGACGAGCTCGAGCCCGACGAGACCCTGCTCGTGCAGTCGGGCAAGCCGGTCGGCGTCTTCCGCACCCACGAGTGGGCGCCGCGCGTGCTCATCGCGAACTCGAACCTCGTAGGGGACTGGGCGACGTGGCCGGAGTTCCGCCGGCTCGAACAGCTCGGCCTCACGATGTACGGCCAGATGACCGCGGGGTCGTGGATCTACATCGGCACGCAGGGCATCCTGCAGGGCACGTACGAGACGTTCGCGGCGGTCGCGCGGTCTCTCGGACGAGAGGACCTGACGGGGACGCTGACGCTGACCGGCGGATGCGGCGGCATGGGCGGCGCGCAGCCGCTGGCCGTCACCCTCAACGGGGGAGCGGTGCTGATCGTCGACGTCGACGAGTCCCGGCTCGCCCGCCGCGTCGACCACGGCTACCTCGACGAGTACACGACCGACCTCGACGCGGCCGTCGCCCGTGTCGCGGCGGCGAAGCAGGCCGGCGAAGCGCTCTCGGTCGGCGTCGTCGGCAACGCCGCCGAGGTGTTCCCCGAGCTGCTGCGCCGGCACCGGAACGGCGAGCTCGCCGTCGACATCGTGACCGACCAGACCAGCGCGCACGACCCCCTCGCCTATCTGCCGCTCGGCGTGGCGTTCGAGGAGTGGAAGGCCGAGGCATCCGCCGATCCCGAAGGATTCACCGGTCGCGCTCGCGAGTCGATGGCCGCGCACGTGGCCGCGATGGTCGGATTCCAGGATGCCGGAGCCGAGGTCTTCGACTACGGCAACTCGATCCGCGCCGAGGCGCAGCTGGGCGGCTTCGACCGCGCGTTCGCGTTCCCGGGCTTCGTGCCTGCCTACATCCGCCCGCAGTTCGCCGAGGGGCGCGGGCCGTTCCGGTGGGTGGCCCTGTCGGGCGACCCCGAAGACATCCGCAAGACCGACCGCGCCGTCATGGAGCTGTTCCCCGACAACGCCGGGCTCGTGCGGTGGCTGCAGAAGGCCGGGGACGCCGTGCACTTCGAGGGACTGCCGGCGCGCATCTGCTGGCTCGGCTACAAGGAGCGCCATCTCGCGGGCCTGAAGTTCAACGAGATGGTCGCGTCGGGCGAGCTCTCGGGACCGATCGTCATCGGCCGCGACCACCTCGACGCCGGCTCGGTCGCCTCGCCGTACCGCGAGACCGAGGCGATGGCCGACGGCTCCGACGCGATCGCCGACTGGCCGCTGCTGAACGCCCTGCTGAACACGGCCTCGGGCGCGGCGTGGGTGTCGATCCACCACGGCGGCGGGGTCGGCATCGGCCGCAGCATCCATGCCGGGCAGGTGACCGTCGCCGACGGGACGCCGCTGGCCGCCGAGAAGCTCGAGCGCGTGCTCACCAACGACCCCGGCACCGGGGTCATGCGGCACGTCGACGCGGGCTACGAGCGGGCCGAGGAGGTCGCGCGCGAGCGCGGCCTCAAGGTGCCGATGCTGTGA
- a CDS encoding YbaK/EbsC family protein gives MTETPAPAQLPARSRLVHDSLRAAGIAGDIVLLPDAASTAPLAAAALGVEVGAIANSLVFWSDGEALLVMTSGAHRVDTGALADRLGRTSITRATPEQVREATGQAIGGVAPTGHPAPLTTIVDEDLARHPEIWAAGGTPHTVFPLTFDELVRLTGGTVAKVD, from the coding sequence GTGACCGAAACGCCTGCCCCCGCCCAGCTTCCCGCGCGCAGCCGTCTCGTCCACGACTCCCTGCGCGCCGCGGGGATTGCGGGCGACATCGTGCTGCTGCCGGATGCCGCCTCCACCGCGCCCCTGGCTGCCGCCGCCCTCGGGGTCGAGGTGGGCGCGATCGCGAACAGCCTCGTGTTCTGGAGCGACGGCGAGGCTCTCCTCGTCATGACCAGCGGAGCCCACCGCGTCGACACCGGCGCGCTCGCCGATCGCCTCGGGCGCACGAGCATCACGCGCGCGACACCCGAGCAGGTGCGAGAGGCGACCGGACAGGCGATCGGCGGCGTCGCGCCGACCGGCCACCCCGCGCCGCTCACCACCATCGTCGACGAGGACCTCGCCCGTCACCCCGAGATCTGGGCGGCGGGCGGCACGCCGCACACCGTCTTCCCGCTGACCTTCGACGAGCTCGTGCGCCTCACCGGCGGCACCGTCGCGAAGGTCGACTGA